taagattataatattatagaattaaaaaatataaattacatgtgTATTTTAGATAACtgaattatttgtatatatacgTTTTGGTTTAACGGAAACTTATATCCctatacttaaaataaaatattttaaaacattttttaaattattaaaaaccttTAAACTCTGGTTCTCAGACAATCTAATCTATTTCTGTGTAGGCTTCAGTTTTATATACAATCGAAACCTATATTTTTGTCATTCaggtaaatatttaaaaaacaataatatatgttttaaattattgcaatatttttgtcattcagataaatattttaaaaaaataacatatgttttaaattattgcaAACTTATAAGTTTTGGTTTTCATATACCCAAAGCGTATTCacttatagtttttttttagattttctgAAAAATCAAAACCTATATAGtaatttcaaaaacaacatTGCGTTTTTATAGATTTCGTTTGTCTGAAACCCAAAACATATTGAACGAAGTCAAAATATCTTTCTGCAATATTGCTGAAACTTCATTTGACACAAACAAACTAAGAGAATTGGATTAGaggtttaattttaaagttagaCGAATTCCAATTtcactttaaatttataaaataaaaacataaacctgaaataaatttaaaaattgtgattataaatctaaataattataaaagttaaaaaaatccagagttatctaaaatattataatacaacCACTGTTATTAGAAGTCGTGAATCAAACCTAGAAATACACCATGTCACTTGTATtcataaaaaatcaatataaactCTTCTGTAGTACACTTCCAAATGCTACAttgtataacttatatataacgTATTCTACTCATTCCGCTAAATTTATCTTCCAAACTGGCATGGCATAGAAAAACAACTAATTTTTTCTATCTCTCCTAAAGTTATGTGATTAAATTTGTACTAAAAAAAGGCATAACTGGAAAATCATGGATAGGCATTAATATTGGATCAAGAGAACTTTTTTTTCTGTTAACTTGCCATGTTTAATGAATAGCATAGttgtaacaaaataaaatactatcaaGTATGTGATGTGTTTGATGATGTAAACTTATTGAACAGAGAAACACAAACATATAAATACCCGAAACTGATTATTTACTGTCATGGAAAAGGGTATATCAGTGATTCAGACAGTAGATATGTAGCATTGGTGAAGCACTGGTCCATAATAGTTTATTATTggacaatgatactttgacaactcttttttaacaattttttgacaacaggatacatgtcatcattttattggtatgtttgaatttatctttaaaaaaatatttgaaacggaccaatcataaactgccacgtatgcattgtcaaaaagttgtcaaaaaagagttgttaaagagactttttcctttattattttacCGTCTGTATAGTGAGGAAGCACCTAAGGTGTTTCTATGCAGTGACTTGAGagaatattattgttttctatttagAAACAGATCAAACAGTTGCTTGAAATACCggatttcttccattcttttcgtTATACTCATATGCCATTCCTCCATGGCTGGTTAAATCCAACCCCGCCATCTCCTCATCATGTGATATCCTCAGCAGGTCCAGTTTTAACAGCACAAAGAACACTGTTCCCATTGTGACACTCACCCAAGCAATGATGGACAAAATCTGAACAACATGTGCAGCCAACAACCTTGCACCCCCTCCCATGAACAACCCATAAGGTCTACTAGGTAGTCCTGGATAAACCTCATTCACATACTCCTTCTTAGCAAACAAAGCAGTGAAGATAATCCCCCATGTGCCACACCCGCCATGAAGTTGTGCAGCTTCAAGAGGGTCATCATACTTCAACTTCTCAGCAAGCATGTTGAAACCAATTAGCACCCAAGCAGCTACAAACCCACATATGATCGCCGCCCAAGGATCCACCACTGCACACCCTCCAGTAACAGCAGCAAACCCTCCAAGCAAACCATTGCACACATCAGTCACATTCCAATGTCCCGTTTGCATACGTTTCGCAAACAATGTTGTCAGTGCTGCTGAACATCCAGCAAGTGTTGTGGTCACTGCAGTTCTCCCAACAGCACTCCATTGCCCATAATAAGAACCACTCCCTCCATAAGCCTTCAAAATATTCAGAAACGAACCAGGATTGAAACCATACCAACCAAACCACAACAAAAAAGTCCCCAAAACAACCAACGTTCCACTGTGTCCTTTCATTGGCACAGCCTTTCCACTATGATCAAACCTCCCAATTCTAGGGCCTTCAATCAAAGCACCCCATAACCCAGCAACAGCACCAACCAAATGAACAACACCAGACCCAGCAAAATCAATAACCCCTGATCCAAATAACAAACCCTCCCCTCTCGCAGCACTACCCCACCCATCAGAACACCAAAACCAATGCGCCACAATAGGGTACACCAAACCAGTCAAAACCGATGAGTAAATCAAATAAGCCACAAACTGTGTTCTCTCCGCGATGGAACCACTTGTAATCCCCGCGGCAGCAATGGCAAAAGCCCATTGAAAGAGAAAGTACCCGTAGTCAAAACCCGACGACGGAATCTTATCGAGGCCAAAGAAATGTTTCCCAATGAAACCGTTGGAAGGGGTGCCAAAAGCAAAGGCAAAGCCAAACACGTAGAAGAAGATGCCACCGGTGGCGGCATCCAGGACATTCGTCAGCATGATGTTCATGGTGTTCTTGGCACGTACAGAACCAGCACAAAGCATGGCAAAGCCTAGTTGCATGGCGAATACAAGGTAagcagagaagagaagaaaagtgtTGTCAACAGCATAACTGGTGTCcacaaacttgtttgaaataGCCTCAAAACGGCCGCAGATGTATTCTGCAGCAGCGGTGGCATTGGCGCCGCCGCCAAGAAGAGGGTGGAGGTCGGTGGCAGAACAAGTGTAAGCAGCCATGATGGTGCTAAGGCGGTGTTGGAAACGCcctttaattaatataacaataaacaacaatagggtttgcTGTTAAGTAGTTGTTTTATGTGGACCGGGTCGTTggtggttttgttttgttttgttgtttggaCAAGAAACGTTACTTGTGGCCTTAATTTCTCTTGCGCATTAGGGTTACCATTTCACACGTGTAAATTTCAACTGTTAAAAATTAGaacaaataatattgtttttaaaataacataaatcatgacaacaaaataaataggaatcataaaaattgcaaaattaaTTAGCACAAGTAACTTtgacaacaataataaatttaattaatgataaaaaaatacattttgacaacaacaataaatttaattaatgaaaaagttacACATagtaaaagtattaaaaaatatcataagatTTCTGAACCACGAAAAGCGATAATGCAAGTACACTTCAATCATTTTTACAACggctaaaatttaataaaaaaaatatatgaaaagaaattgttcttaatctaaaattaattttagaaatctAAATGGCACTTATCAGTATTTAACgcgttttgtttttctaaaggAATCAAAATAATGttctaaaaacatataatactaaattgaaacttttaaaacttaatacATTAAAACGCGAAAATAGCACGTAATGAAGgactaaaaataatagttttctaaattcatttttcatattctaacttttagtttcaaaataaacttCTTTAAGAAAAACCCATCATATTAAAGTTAGTTTAGAGATATATTTATATGGTAGCGATTGGTTATAGAAGTCTGAACTCTGTTAATTCTCTTTCAATATAGTTTTTAAGTGATCTAAGTTAAAGGTTTTAAACAcatctttcaaaacatttaaaaattaaaagtattaaaataactaaaatttagtaaaaaaaaaaaagttattagtgtaagattattttttggttttaaaaaacaGTTCTCTTCTAATTTTTAGTTTCAAAGCTTTAAAATTcttctatcatattaaaattagtttatatctGTGACACAATAGAAATGTCAATTTAACCTATGATTCATAGGTAagtccactttttttttttaatataagttttcttttatagGATTAACAAATGATGggtaaataaaatatcattccTTATAGTTCTTTCATAAAGTGCACTAGAGTCAAGGTTAAAGtaagattttgttttataaCAAGACTTTATTatctcttaaaaataaaaccttaaGTTTGGAAAGGTTGAGACCAGTCCAAGTTGAAGATCGAGACATGTTGGACCTCGTGGGTTGAGGTGGGTCGACTCTGACCTAAGGTCAAGAAAGGTTGGCTTGAGCTTAAGGTTGAGAGGACCTATGTTGGGTCAAGAGAGATCGGTTTTAGCCCAAGTCAAAGGTCGAGATGGATTGTCTTAGGCTCAAGATCAAGAATGATCAGTCTAGATTAAAGGGTCAGTCCTACTTGAATATCAAGATTGTTAATCCAGGTTGAAGGCTAAGGACAAGACGCTTGAGACCAAAGATCAAGATTAGCTAGTCTAGGTCAAAAGTCGAGTTAGGTTGGCCTAGGTCAGAGATCAAGATGGGTTGGCTAAAGTAGAAAGTCAAGACAGGTTGGCCAAGACCAAAGGTCAAGATGTCCTACCCCAGGTTAAAGGTCGAGATGGTAGTGACGAGTCAAAGACCAATACTAGTCAGCTCGGGCTGAAGGTTGAGACGCATTGTCCTTGACCAAAGGCTGAGCGAATTGCCCTAAGTCATAGGTTGAGATGGGTTGACCCAACTCAAAAATTGTGACAAGATTTCTCAAGTCGAAGGTTATGACGAGTCGTTCTGGATCGACGATCGAAATGGTCATCCTGAGTGGCTGTGACACTAGTACGAAGGTTGAGACAGTCATCCCAGTTATAATGTCAAGATAGGTTGTTTTAGGCCAAAAGTTTAACAGGTCTTCCCAAGTCAAAGGTCAGGACAGACAATCCTATGTCGAAGGTCGAGACGGGTTGACTGCTTAAAAGGTCAAAATTGGTCGAACCGGATCCAAGGTCAGGATGTGTTATCCTGAACTGAAGGTCAAGATAGGTCATCCTAAACTAAGTGTTGAGATGGATCATTCTAGACCGAAGGTCGACACGGATCGTTCCTAACCCAATGAGATGGACCAAAAATTAACATCTATATGATATAATGActaatttcaaaactaaaactcCATGTTGTTAACATGTTTCAATAGTTTTTTTAGTGATAGgtgatattaaaaattaaaacaaaactttttaaaaagttctAAATATTAGATTGAGCAACCAAGTTTAGGTAAGAAAACATTAATATAGATATATCAAAAGAACTAactcaacttttttataacctataaaaaaagacttttttcTTTTCGATCACCCTTAAAATTTTCGAATACACAACTTGAATatcattatatttcatattttactataaaaaaatgtataaatcttcaaatatattacatatattatgtAATCTAGAAACATATTCTAGATTATATAGtatgaaatatatttacaaatttggtTAGTGCACAACAATAAgatatatattacaataatacTATTGCAATTTTAGGTTTTAAACTTGTGTTATACTTTTCGATTGTATAGCAAAcgaaacatataaaatataatgacaattttgaaaattttaacgAACTTatatactctgatttgttgacTTAATTGAAGTCCATTCACCTATATGTTTCAGCTGGTGGACAATCGAAGTTTAtaagtttgtgaaaattttaaaaataccagattttagaattattttaacttCATGCAGAGTCATAGGATTTGATTTCTGGATAACTGAAACCGTAAGTCCTATATGCTTAGGTTGGTATAGAACTGAagcctaaatgttgaaaaaaattacaacagtATGTTAATAAGATAATGGCACCTAAATAGGGCAAAGAAACAAGTGATGAAAAACAAAGGCCAATAAAGCTTCCAAACATGTCTGGACAATTTTCttataaacttaaaacaatttaaactaaaattaacttcttcctaattaaaattattttatatatattaagtatattGAACTCTATCAGTTATATAACTAGAATTAGGAAGATCTAATCtactctgtttttttttctatattatgaGTACATTGACTTAAATATTGAAGTATAATTATTTCACTCCTAAGAATTCTATGGTCAAGTCAAAGTCAAAATTCAACTTCCAAGAACTTCATCTAAATAATTCACTCCTAAGAATTAGTACAAAACACGCTctgttttccattttaattataGTAGTTTTTTAAGAACTATTTCACGTTACTATGTTTATAAGGTcttcaaaaacaaatttaaacccCTCGTCTGTTTCGAtttatccttttaattttcattatgtaTTGAgtctcaatattttaaaataaactattaatagttaaaaatatcaTCGTGGGGAATATAAATTGATTATcaaaatctataatattaattttagctataatataatgtatataaatatatttatttattgtgaatattaattatgtaaagCAACATTTATCCTGAAAAATACTAGTA
The sequence above is drawn from the Vigna radiata var. radiata cultivar VC1973A chromosome 3, Vradiata_ver6, whole genome shotgun sequence genome and encodes:
- the LOC106756900 gene encoding ammonium transporter 1 member 4-like, with amino-acid sequence MAAYTCSATDLHPLLGGGANATAAAEYICGRFEAISNKFVDTSYAVDNTFLLFSAYLVFAMQLGFAMLCAGSVRAKNTMNIMLTNVLDAATGGIFFYVFGFAFAFGTPSNGFIGKHFFGLDKIPSSGFDYGYFLFQWAFAIAAAGITSGSIAERTQFVAYLIYSSVLTGLVYPIVAHWFWCSDGWGSAARGEGLLFGSGVIDFAGSGVVHLVGAVAGLWGALIEGPRIGRFDHSGKAVPMKGHSGTLVVLGTFLLWFGWYGFNPGSFLNILKAYGGSGSYYGQWSAVGRTAVTTTLAGCSAALTTLFAKRMQTGHWNVTDVCNGLLGGFAAVTGGCAVVDPWAAIICGFVAAWVLIGFNMLAEKLKYDDPLEAAQLHGGCGTWGIIFTALFAKKEYVNEVYPGLPSRPYGLFMGGGARLLAAHVVQILSIIAWVSVTMGTVFFVLLKLDLLRISHDEEMAGLDLTSHGGMAYEYNEKNGRNPVFQATV